The Devosia sp. MC521 genome has a segment encoding these proteins:
- a CDS encoding tetratricopeptide repeat protein: MIRTSRLFALALLALPLPAFAQDAEPAEPAQAPVAEEAAPPASPMPGAIEINNSIFGSTREPDYAYGAFQRGYYLTALELALPRAEKGDGAAQTLIAEIYSKGLGVAQNAERARGWYELASRSGDRLATFELGMLYQQGIGVEKDRAKAAELFKMAADAGYAPAKYNMALLHVEGIYAEPNMSKAAGLMKEAADAELPEAFYDYGTMLIEGVGVLPNAVEGAEFIKRAAEENLVSAQIDYATLLYLGQGVDRDLEEAARWYGRAADSGSAVAQNRYAKLLAVGEGISLDLEEAAMWRSLARRQGFTDPSLDRLLVSIRPEALARAEERARFWPLPAPSSTASATVEAIEPIGEVLPTTLDPENAPSLVVDPTVEDEQAAPGQDDAGQDP; this comes from the coding sequence ATGATCCGCACATCGCGCCTTTTCGCCTTAGCGCTGCTCGCCCTGCCCCTCCCCGCTTTCGCGCAGGATGCAGAACCGGCTGAGCCAGCGCAGGCCCCTGTTGCTGAAGAGGCCGCACCACCGGCCTCTCCCATGCCCGGCGCGATTGAGATCAATAACTCCATCTTCGGCTCCACGCGCGAACCCGACTATGCCTATGGCGCGTTCCAGCGCGGCTATTATCTAACCGCTCTCGAACTTGCCCTACCACGCGCTGAAAAGGGCGATGGCGCAGCGCAAACGCTCATTGCTGAAATTTACTCCAAAGGCCTAGGCGTAGCACAGAATGCTGAGCGCGCTCGCGGCTGGTATGAACTCGCGTCCCGCTCGGGCGACCGCCTCGCGACGTTTGAGCTCGGCATGCTGTACCAACAGGGAATCGGTGTTGAGAAAGATCGCGCCAAGGCCGCCGAACTGTTCAAAATGGCTGCGGACGCTGGTTATGCTCCCGCCAAATATAATATGGCGCTCTTGCATGTTGAGGGCATTTACGCCGAACCCAACATGAGCAAAGCGGCTGGTCTTATGAAAGAGGCCGCCGACGCTGAACTGCCCGAAGCCTTTTATGATTATGGCACCATGCTCATCGAAGGCGTTGGCGTTCTGCCCAATGCAGTTGAGGGCGCAGAGTTCATCAAGCGCGCAGCAGAAGAGAATCTCGTTTCGGCCCAGATCGACTACGCGACCCTGCTCTATCTCGGTCAGGGCGTTGATCGCGATCTTGAAGAAGCAGCGCGCTGGTACGGACGCGCCGCCGATAGCGGCAGCGCTGTAGCACAGAACCGCTACGCCAAGCTCCTTGCCGTTGGTGAAGGAATATCACTCGATCTTGAAGAGGCGGCGATGTGGCGCTCTTTGGCGCGCCGCCAGGGCTTTACGGACCCTTCATTGGACCGCCTGCTTGTGTCGATCCGCCCAGAGGCTTTGGCACGGGCTGAGGAGCGCGCACGCTTCTGGCCATTGCCCGCGCCGAGTTCAACCGCCAGCGCCACTGTTGAGGCTATCGAGCCCATTGGTGAAGTTTTACCCACCACTCTTGATCCCGAAAATGCACCAAGCCTCGTGGTCGATCCGACGGTCGAGGATGAACAAGCTGCGCCGGGACAAGATGATGCGGGCCAAGACCCTTGA
- a CDS encoding thiamine phosphate synthase: protein MAPQLYLITPANPDVAQFPRQLMAVLTGPEIAAILVQRGTLSDADYAKFVASLVQVGQAAGAAVLVENDAKLAKKLDADGVHISTGDVEDIEEAIKLLKPQGIVGAGHIRSRHDAMSFGEMDVDYVFFGPIGDKADPQAAELSAWWAEAFEVPAVFSNPSAEAGDAAATLAEFIAVSDSVWSAADPAAALAAIDRALRETE from the coding sequence ATGGCGCCGCAGCTCTATCTCATCACCCCGGCCAATCCGGATGTCGCCCAGTTTCCGCGCCAGCTGATGGCTGTGCTGACCGGCCCCGAAATTGCAGCCATTTTGGTGCAGCGCGGCACCCTTTCTGACGCTGATTATGCCAAGTTCGTTGCCAGCCTCGTTCAGGTCGGACAAGCAGCAGGCGCAGCTGTTCTGGTCGAAAACGACGCTAAGCTCGCTAAAAAGCTCGACGCCGATGGCGTGCATATTTCGACCGGGGACGTTGAAGACATTGAGGAAGCAATCAAGCTCCTCAAGCCTCAGGGCATTGTTGGCGCCGGACACATCCGCTCGCGCCACGACGCCATGAGCTTTGGCGAAATGGACGTCGACTATGTCTTCTTTGGCCCGATTGGCGACAAAGCCGACCCACAAGCCGCTGAACTCAGCGCTTGGTGGGCAGAAGCTTTTGAGGTTCCCGCTGTTTTTTCGAACCCGAGTGCAGAGGCGGGCGATGCTGCCGCAACTTTGGCGGAATTTATTGCAGTGTCTGATAGCGTTTGGTCCGCTGCTGATCCTGCAGCGGCTTTGGCTGCTATTGATCGTGCCCTTCGGGAGACAGAATGA
- a CDS encoding class I fructose-bisphosphate aldolase → MTKSLNAIAQKLMTPGQGILAADESEGTIGKRFSKINLPNTLEMRRDYREMLFGASDAMRNYISGVILTEETLKQEAADGTPFRAILADGDVIPGIKVDRGAFPMPGESGEKITEGLDGLRQRLEEYAKLGAGFAKWRAVITINDIAPTRNNIRANAHALARYAVLCQEAGIVPIVEPEVVGDGEPGNHSLERCAQVTGDVLENVFKELRLAGVDLAGMLLKPNMILPGINSRDRPSVEEVAKRTVEVLRDHVPAAVPGIAFLSGGQTDEEATAHLSAMNQISGKPWPMTFSYGRALQNVALRTWSGRRENFMAARTAFAHRAHMNSLAALGQWNNAVDRAA, encoded by the coding sequence ATGACGAAGTCCCTTAACGCGATTGCGCAGAAACTTATGACGCCCGGACAGGGCATTCTTGCTGCCGACGAGAGCGAAGGCACTATCGGCAAGCGTTTTTCAAAGATTAACCTGCCGAATACTCTCGAAATGCGCCGCGACTACCGCGAAATGCTCTTTGGCGCTTCCGATGCCATGCGCAACTATATTTCCGGTGTCATCCTCACCGAAGAAACTCTCAAGCAAGAAGCGGCAGACGGCACACCGTTCCGCGCCATTCTCGCTGATGGCGACGTTATCCCGGGCATCAAGGTCGACCGCGGCGCATTCCCAATGCCCGGTGAGTCTGGCGAAAAGATCACAGAAGGTCTGGATGGCCTGCGTCAGCGCCTTGAAGAATACGCCAAGCTCGGCGCCGGTTTCGCCAAGTGGCGCGCTGTGATCACCATCAATGACATCGCCCCAACCCGCAACAACATCCGCGCTAACGCCCACGCGCTGGCCCGCTATGCCGTGCTCTGCCAAGAAGCTGGCATCGTGCCAATCGTTGAACCAGAAGTGGTTGGCGATGGCGAACCGGGCAACCACTCGCTGGAGCGCTGCGCTCAGGTCACTGGCGACGTACTCGAAAACGTCTTCAAGGAACTCCGCCTTGCCGGCGTTGATCTCGCAGGCATGCTGCTCAAGCCAAACATGATCCTGCCGGGCATCAACTCCCGTGACCGCCCAAGCGTGGAAGAAGTTGCAAAGCGCACTGTTGAAGTGCTGCGCGACCACGTTCCTGCGGCTGTTCCCGGCATTGCCTTCCTTTCCGGCGGCCAGACCGACGAAGAAGCAACAGCCCACCTCTCTGCCATGAACCAGATCAGTGGCAAGCCTTGGCCAATGACCTTCTCCTACGGCCGTGCTTTGCAGAACGTTGCACTGCGCACTTGGTCAGGCCGTCGTGAGAACTTCATGGCAGCGCGTACCGCTTTTGCACACCGCGCCCACATGAACTCGCTCGCTGCACTGGGTCAGTGGAATAACGCTGTAGATCGCGCAGCTTAA
- a CDS encoding tetratricopeptide repeat protein: MFKTKKFGRAALCALGLSLGAQAAQAQTSLPAAELGGLSYNNNGGRILVAQSNDAQSMVRIQQLEEQIRTLNGQIEGLTFQLTQLQEMLNRFQEDAEFRFQQLEGGDSGNSEAATRSGSVMQPQALPQAPATNEEAAPLTDIPEQGVKPLPGEQEFDPTFGDEGAVDELGNSADPLVGTGQNGGINLATGQPLDLSYNPTPKTGNADADAQFAAARQALETGDYEFAEDQFKQFLELYPDNPNLPDASSGLGKAMIARGGYTEAADVLVTAYEKHQSSPVAPELLMNLGVALAGVGERETACRTFGEVRSRYPNTGQTFQTSLLQANSQAQCPPV, encoded by the coding sequence TTGTTCAAAACTAAGAAATTCGGAAGGGCGGCGCTTTGCGCACTGGGGCTAAGCCTCGGCGCACAAGCCGCACAAGCGCAGACCTCTCTGCCCGCTGCCGAACTCGGCGGCCTCTCCTACAACAATAATGGCGGCCGCATTCTGGTAGCGCAATCGAACGACGCACAGTCGATGGTTCGCATTCAGCAGCTCGAAGAACAGATCCGCACCCTGAACGGCCAGATTGAAGGCCTCACCTTCCAGCTGACCCAGCTGCAAGAAATGCTGAACCGCTTCCAGGAAGACGCAGAGTTCCGTTTCCAGCAATTAGAAGGCGGTGACTCGGGAAACTCTGAAGCGGCAACCCGCTCGGGCAGCGTGATGCAGCCCCAGGCGTTGCCGCAGGCCCCAGCCACTAACGAAGAAGCAGCCCCGCTGACCGACATTCCCGAGCAAGGCGTTAAGCCTCTCCCGGGCGAGCAGGAATTTGACCCGACTTTTGGCGACGAGGGTGCTGTTGACGAACTCGGCAATTCTGCCGATCCGCTCGTTGGTACCGGCCAGAATGGCGGGATCAACTTGGCGACCGGTCAACCCCTTGATCTTAGCTACAATCCTACGCCCAAAACCGGCAATGCTGACGCCGATGCGCAGTTTGCGGCAGCCCGTCAGGCTCTTGAAACTGGCGATTACGAGTTCGCCGAAGACCAGTTCAAACAGTTCCTAGAACTATACCCAGACAACCCAAATCTCCCCGATGCGTCGAGCGGATTGGGTAAAGCCATGATCGCGCGCGGCGGCTATACCGAAGCTGCCGATGTGCTGGTCACCGCCTATGAAAAGCACCAGAGCAGCCCAGTTGCTCCGGAATTGCTGATGAACCTCGGCGTGGCATTGGCTGGTGTCGGTGAACGCGAAACCGCGTGCCGGACATTCGGCGAGGTCCGCTCACGCTATCCCAATACCGGTCAAACGTTCCAGACGAGCCTGTTGCAGGCCAATTCGCAGGCGCAATGTCCGCCAGTCTGA
- the pal gene encoding peptidoglycan-associated lipoprotein Pal, producing MRAAAMMLFVVVLAACSRSATDNVGLTGVGNTGPGGGAPGSQQEFIVTVGDRIFFTTDSSSLTPEAMATLDKQAQWLNQYPNYRVMIEGHADERGTREYNIALGARRSNIVVNYLVSKGVGAQRITSQSFGKERPVAICNDISCWSQNRRAVTVVQ from the coding sequence ATGCGCGCTGCTGCCATGATGCTTTTCGTCGTGGTGTTGGCAGCGTGCTCGCGCTCTGCAACTGACAATGTTGGCCTGACCGGTGTTGGTAATACAGGTCCGGGCGGCGGCGCCCCTGGCAGCCAGCAGGAATTCATCGTCACCGTTGGCGACCGTATTTTCTTCACCACCGACTCGAGCTCTCTGACTCCAGAAGCCATGGCGACCCTCGACAAGCAGGCCCAGTGGCTCAACCAGTATCCGAACTACCGCGTCATGATCGAAGGCCATGCCGACGAACGCGGCACCCGTGAATACAACATTGCACTTGGTGCACGTCGCTCCAACATCGTGGTCAACTACCTCGTCTCCAAGGGCGTTGGCGCGCAGCGCATCACCAGCCAGTCCTTCGGCAAGGAACGCCCAGTTGCAATTTGTAACGACATCTCCTGCTGGTCGCAGAACCGCCGCGCGGTAACCGTCGTCCAGTAA
- the tilS gene encoding tRNA lysidine(34) synthetase TilS → MSASLTPDFTNSTLLAQLFAPAALEKTIGLAVSGGADSLALMILAHRWAQSAPHTPKLIVYSLDHDLRPEAAAEVEMVLREAARLGLTARALKWTGKKPETGVSEAARAARYGIIGAAMIDDGATLLLTAHHRSDQAETVLMRLAHGSGIEGLRGMAARSQVEGITVFRPLLEIDPKHLIALVKQEAMTAVQDPTNEDTSYERVRWRKLLPALAAEGLDGAALSRFAQRMAETDLAIGQMADAAFDELVDLDGFGAATISRDAFTALSPAIGRRMLSRVLTIVGGRQKPRALGQVDRLYDSIIANTLQRAATALGAVARVREKTLVISREPGRTLPADAFLEPNGVLTWDERFLYANLSTDKRFTASVSEFLPRHRIETVLGAKVTAPSEAIRTTPILRDEAGNVVALGGWSFDDRIKVEILVD, encoded by the coding sequence ATGTCCGCCAGTCTGACGCCGGATTTTACCAACTCCACACTGCTGGCGCAGCTTTTTGCGCCAGCAGCGCTTGAGAAAACCATCGGCCTAGCGGTTTCCGGCGGTGCGGATAGCCTAGCTCTGATGATCTTGGCGCACCGCTGGGCGCAAAGCGCGCCCCACACACCAAAACTCATCGTTTATAGTCTCGATCATGATCTTCGCCCAGAAGCCGCGGCCGAGGTCGAGATGGTACTACGTGAGGCGGCGCGCTTGGGCCTCACTGCGCGGGCTCTAAAGTGGACTGGTAAAAAGCCAGAAACCGGCGTTTCCGAAGCGGCACGAGCGGCCCGCTACGGGATAATCGGCGCGGCAATGATAGACGATGGGGCAACGCTACTTCTCACCGCGCACCATCGTTCCGACCAAGCCGAAACCGTCCTGATGCGCCTGGCGCACGGCAGCGGCATCGAGGGCCTGCGCGGCATGGCTGCCCGCTCGCAAGTTGAAGGCATCACGGTATTCCGCCCGCTCTTGGAGATTGACCCCAAGCACCTCATTGCCCTCGTCAAGCAAGAAGCCATGACGGCTGTGCAAGACCCAACAAATGAGGACACCAGTTATGAACGCGTGCGCTGGCGCAAGCTCCTGCCTGCACTGGCCGCTGAGGGCCTAGACGGGGCAGCACTCTCCCGCTTCGCCCAGCGCATGGCCGAGACCGATCTTGCAATCGGGCAAATGGCTGATGCAGCTTTTGACGAACTCGTTGATCTCGATGGCTTTGGCGCCGCCACCATTTCACGCGACGCCTTTACCGCTCTCAGCCCGGCCATCGGTCGGCGCATGCTTTCGCGCGTGCTCACCATCGTTGGTGGTCGTCAGAAACCGCGCGCTTTGGGGCAAGTCGATCGTCTCTACGATTCGATCATTGCCAATACACTGCAGCGCGCCGCGACCGCCCTTGGCGCCGTTGCTCGTGTCCGCGAAAAGACCCTTGTCATTTCGCGCGAACCCGGCCGTACATTGCCCGCAGACGCGTTTCTTGAGCCGAATGGCGTGCTCACTTGGGACGAGCGTTTCCTCTATGCCAATCTCTCGACCGACAAGCGTTTCACCGCTTCAGTATCGGAATTTTTGCCCCGCCACCGCATTGAAACAGTGCTTGGTGCCAAAGTAACCGCCCCATCGGAAGCCATTCGAACCACTCCCATTCTGCGCGACGAGGCAGGAAACGTGGTCGCATTGGGCGGATGGTCGTTTGATGATCGAATTAAGGTCGAAATTCTTGTCGATTGA
- a CDS encoding inositol monophosphatase family protein — translation MARSALLNVMVSAAIKAGKSLTRDFNEVENLQVSRKGPADFVSKADLRAEQIIYDELRKARPSYAFLMEEGGEVAGTDGQHTWIVDPLDGTTNFLHGIPLFAVAIALQRGDDIVASVIYNPVLDELYTAEKGGGAWLADKKRLRVGARRHLADAVVSTGIKTQGTSNDVLQIKQVASINAAVAGIRRSGSICVDMAWLAAGRFDALWEAGLKPWDVAPGLLLVKEAGGVVSDYAGQPGSVANGQLVAGNETLQPLLLKALRPIH, via the coding sequence ATGGCGCGTTCCGCCCTTCTAAACGTTATGGTCAGCGCGGCCATTAAAGCCGGTAAATCCCTCACCCGCGACTTCAACGAAGTCGAAAATCTGCAGGTATCCCGCAAGGGCCCAGCGGACTTCGTTTCCAAGGCCGACCTTCGCGCCGAACAGATCATCTATGATGAACTGCGCAAAGCCCGCCCATCCTATGCCTTCCTGATGGAAGAAGGTGGCGAAGTTGCAGGTACCGACGGCCAGCACACTTGGATCGTTGACCCGCTCGATGGCACAACCAACTTCCTACACGGCATCCCACTGTTCGCAGTCGCAATCGCGCTGCAGCGCGGCGACGATATTGTCGCCTCGGTGATCTACAACCCAGTGCTCGACGAACTCTACACCGCCGAAAAGGGTGGTGGCGCATGGCTTGCTGATAAGAAGCGCCTGCGCGTTGGCGCGCGTCGCCACCTTGCTGACGCTGTCGTCTCGACTGGCATCAAGACTCAGGGCACCTCTAACGACGTTCTCCAGATCAAGCAGGTCGCATCGATCAATGCTGCCGTTGCTGGCATTCGCCGCTCCGGCTCGATCTGCGTTGACATGGCTTGGCTCGCAGCAGGTCGTTTCGACGCCCTCTGGGAAGCTGGCCTTAAGCCATGGGACGTGGCTCCGGGTCTCCTGCTCGTCAAGGAAGCCGGTGGCGTTGTTTCGGACTACGCCGGTCAGCCTGGTTCGGTTGCCAACGGTCAGCTCGTGGCTGGCAACGAAACCCTGCAGCCACTGCTGCTCAAGGCTCTGCGCCCAATCCACTAA
- the argB gene encoding acetylglutamate kinase, translated as MTTPDTDRFSHDAGILAQALPYMQRYEGKTVVVKYGGHAMGDAALGQAFARDIALLKQSKVNPIVVHGGGPQIASMLKNLGIESKFEGGLRVTDKRTMEIVEMVLAGSINKEIVATINAEGEWAIGLSGKDGNMVFAKKAVKTMIDPDSNIERVLDLGYVGEPVEVDRTLLDLLARSEMIPVIAPVAPGRDGNTYNINADTFAGAIAGSLGAKRLLFLTDVPGVLDRDGKLIPELTVREAKALIADGTISGGMIPKVETCLDALDSGVEGVVILNGKQPHVVLVELFTEFGAGTLIVR; from the coding sequence ATGACTACCCCCGATACAGACCGGTTCAGCCATGATGCCGGCATCCTTGCGCAGGCCCTGCCCTATATGCAGCGCTATGAAGGCAAAACCGTCGTTGTGAAATACGGCGGCCACGCCATGGGCGATGCCGCACTGGGTCAGGCATTTGCGCGCGACATCGCGCTGCTCAAGCAGTCCAAGGTTAATCCGATCGTGGTTCATGGGGGTGGACCACAGATCGCCTCGATGCTGAAAAACCTCGGCATCGAATCCAAGTTCGAAGGCGGCCTTCGTGTCACCGACAAGCGCACCATGGAAATCGTGGAAATGGTGCTGGCGGGTTCGATCAATAAAGAGATCGTCGCCACCATTAATGCTGAAGGCGAATGGGCCATCGGCCTGAGCGGTAAAGACGGCAACATGGTTTTCGCCAAAAAGGCGGTTAAGACCATGATCGACCCAGACAGCAATATCGAGCGCGTGCTCGACCTTGGTTATGTCGGCGAACCGGTTGAAGTCGATCGCACCCTGCTCGACCTGCTGGCCCGCTCGGAAATGATCCCGGTCATCGCTCCGGTTGCTCCAGGCCGCGACGGCAATACCTACAACATCAACGCCGACACCTTCGCGGGCGCCATTGCTGGCTCGCTCGGTGCTAAGCGCCTGCTGTTCTTAACCGACGTGCCGGGCGTTCTCGACCGCGATGGTAAGCTCATTCCAGAATTGACCGTGCGCGAAGCCAAGGCGCTCATCGCCGATGGCACGATTTCGGGCGGCATGATCCCCAAGGTGGAAACCTGCCTTGACGCGCTCGACAGCGGCGTTGAAGGCGTCGTGATCCTCAACGGTAAACAGCCACACGTCGTTCTCGTCGAGCTGTTCACCGAGTTCGGCGCGGGCACGCTGATCGTTCGCTAA
- a CDS encoding peptidoglycan -binding protein, which produces MPGARSRRRQEANYWPGFVDALSSLLLVIIFMLSLFMLTQFFLGQEIQGRDTALARLNSQIAELTELLQLERANSDDLLGQISVITATLASAENENQSLNSRLAGIGAGLGDKDDAIAGLQSELLAAEQLSDEANAQVALLNQQLAALRTQIAALENALNASEARDTESRTQIADLGRRLNLALAQRVQDLSRYRSDFFGRLRQILEGRADVRVVGDRFVFQSEVLFDAGQATLGEDGLPDLDALADAILQLEDEIPPDINWVLRIDGHTDKRPISNARFPSNWELSAARAISVAQYLVSRGVSPNRLVAAGFGEFTPLDEGETDDAYRRNRRIEFKLTEG; this is translated from the coding sequence ATGCCGGGAGCCCGCTCGCGTCGCAGGCAAGAGGCCAATTACTGGCCGGGGTTCGTAGACGCCCTATCGAGCCTTCTGCTCGTCATCATTTTTATGCTGTCGCTGTTCATGCTGACCCAGTTCTTTCTGGGTCAGGAGATTCAGGGGCGCGATACGGCACTCGCTCGGCTCAACTCCCAGATTGCCGAACTGACCGAGCTCTTGCAGCTGGAGCGTGCCAATTCCGATGATTTGCTTGGCCAAATCTCCGTCATCACCGCAACGCTCGCTTCCGCCGAGAACGAAAACCAATCGCTGAACTCGCGCCTCGCCGGAATCGGCGCGGGTCTCGGCGACAAGGACGACGCCATCGCAGGGCTGCAATCGGAGCTACTGGCGGCCGAACAACTCTCCGACGAGGCCAATGCGCAGGTCGCCCTGCTCAACCAGCAGTTGGCCGCTTTGCGCACTCAGATCGCCGCGCTCGAAAACGCGCTCAACGCCTCTGAGGCTCGCGATACAGAATCGCGCACGCAGATTGCCGATCTTGGCCGTCGCCTGAACCTTGCACTAGCCCAACGCGTGCAGGATCTGTCGCGCTACCGCTCTGATTTCTTTGGTCGCTTGCGCCAGATTCTTGAAGGTCGCGCCGACGTCCGCGTTGTTGGAGACCGGTTCGTCTTCCAATCCGAAGTTCTGTTTGACGCGGGTCAGGCCACTCTGGGCGAAGACGGACTGCCCGATCTTGATGCTCTGGCCGACGCCATCCTGCAGCTTGAAGACGAAATTCCACCCGATATTAATTGGGTCCTGCGCATCGACGGCCACACCGACAAGCGCCCGATTTCCAACGCACGCTTCCCCTCGAACTGGGAATTGTCGGCCGCTCGCGCAATTTCCGTCGCCCAATATCTGGTTTCACGCGGGGTTTCGCCAAATCGCTTGGTCGCCGCTGGCTTTGGTGAATTCACCCCACTCGATGAGGGTGAGACCGATGACGCCTACCGGCGCAACCGCCGTATTGAGTTCAAGCTAACGGAGGGGTGA
- a CDS encoding flagellar motor protein MotA has product MSMSQGYDPYHLASPGVYLVKIVIFLILVGLVAAILAGQIISFFWANPFINSMIFFALAIGIFLSFRQVIRLFPEVKWVNSLQDGTQANVRTPVLLAPVAGLLRERIGDAVITPSSMRSILDSVGNRLDEAKDTSRYLTGLLVFLGLMGTFYGLLETVSSVAGVINALDVTSADSASLFSNLKEGLAAPLGGMGTAFSSSLFGLAGSLILGFLDLQTSQAQNAFYTDLEDWMTSMTELDHPVSAMQANAGGPDMQAMFDKLGANMQNANSSQNAIRAMAELARGIDGLVKHIRTEQDDLRAHILEQGETNKKLRDLLEAMTKELDNERRN; this is encoded by the coding sequence ATGTCGATGAGCCAAGGATATGATCCCTATCACCTAGCAAGCCCGGGTGTGTATCTGGTCAAGATCGTGATCTTCCTGATCCTAGTGGGCTTGGTTGCCGCCATTCTGGCCGGGCAAATCATCAGCTTCTTCTGGGCAAACCCGTTCATCAACTCGATGATCTTTTTTGCTCTCGCAATCGGCATTTTCCTAAGCTTCCGTCAGGTCATCCGCCTCTTCCCAGAAGTGAAGTGGGTGAACTCGCTTCAAGACGGCACACAGGCCAATGTGCGTACGCCAGTACTGCTCGCTCCTGTGGCAGGGTTGCTGCGCGAACGCATTGGCGACGCGGTTATCACGCCGTCGTCCATGCGCTCCATCTTGGATTCGGTGGGAAATCGCCTCGATGAGGCCAAAGACACCTCACGCTATTTGACGGGTCTTCTGGTCTTTCTGGGGCTGATGGGCACGTTTTACGGCCTCTTAGAAACCGTCAGCTCCGTTGCTGGCGTTATCAATGCTCTCGATGTGACCTCCGCAGACAGCGCCTCGCTCTTTTCCAACCTCAAGGAGGGCCTCGCCGCTCCTCTCGGCGGCATGGGCACGGCGTTCTCGTCCTCGCTCTTTGGCCTTGCAGGATCGCTGATCCTCGGCTTTCTCGATCTTCAAACCAGTCAGGCTCAGAACGCCTTCTACACCGACCTGGAAGACTGGATGACCTCCATGACCGAGTTGGATCACCCTGTTTCGGCCATGCAGGCCAATGCGGGCGGCCCGGACATGCAGGCCATGTTCGATAAGCTTGGCGCCAATATGCAGAACGCCAATTCCTCGCAAAACGCCATTCGCGCCATGGCCGAACTGGCGCGCGGTATTGATGGCCTCGTCAAGCACATCCGCACCGAGCAAGACGATTTGCGCGCCCATATCCTGGAGCAAGGCGAAACCAACAAGAAGCTGCGCGATTTGTTGGAAGCCATGACCAAAGAGCTCGACAACGAGCGGCGGAACTAA